Proteins encoded by one window of Kribbella italica:
- a CDS encoding ABC transporter permease subunit, which yields MSTPLEVEPGSSSAQPEAVLEGVRKIEGRSLWQISWIRLKRDKIALAGGAFVVLLILVAIFAPLICKIVGVTPNDFHQDLVDPSLQTPLGNLGGMSADHPLGVEPVNGRDILARILYGARISLLIAVLATALSVVIGVAMGVIAGYFGGWIDTLISRLMDIFLAFPLVLFALALVGAVPDSILGLEGDPLRVALIVFIIGFFSWPYIGRIIRGQTLSLREREFVDAARSLGARRPYILFTELLPNLIAPILVYATLLIPTNVLFEAGLSYLGVGVRPPTASWGDMLSIAANWYQVNPTYMLWPGLAIFVTVLAFNLFGDGLRDALDPRSR from the coding sequence GTGAGCACGCCACTCGAGGTCGAGCCGGGTTCTTCGTCGGCACAGCCGGAAGCCGTTCTCGAGGGTGTCCGCAAGATCGAGGGCCGGTCGCTGTGGCAGATCTCCTGGATCCGCCTCAAGCGGGACAAGATCGCGCTGGCCGGTGGCGCGTTCGTGGTGCTGCTGATCCTGGTCGCGATCTTCGCGCCGTTGATCTGCAAGATCGTCGGCGTCACCCCCAATGACTTCCACCAAGATCTGGTCGACCCCTCGTTGCAGACCCCGCTCGGGAATCTCGGCGGGATGAGCGCTGATCATCCACTCGGGGTGGAGCCGGTTAACGGCCGCGACATCCTCGCCCGCATCCTGTACGGCGCCCGGATCTCGCTGCTGATCGCCGTCCTGGCGACGGCTTTGTCGGTGGTGATCGGCGTCGCGATGGGCGTGATCGCCGGCTACTTCGGCGGCTGGATCGACACCCTGATCAGCCGGCTGATGGACATCTTCCTGGCCTTCCCGCTGGTGCTGTTCGCGCTGGCGCTGGTCGGCGCGGTGCCGGACTCGATTCTCGGCCTGGAGGGCGACCCGCTGCGGGTGGCGCTGATCGTGTTCATCATCGGCTTCTTCAGCTGGCCCTACATCGGCCGGATCATCCGCGGCCAGACACTGTCGCTGCGCGAGCGTGAGTTCGTCGACGCGGCCCGCAGCCTGGGCGCCCGCCGGCCGTACATCCTGTTCACCGAGTTGCTGCCGAACCTGATCGCGCCGATCCTGGTCTACGCGACGCTGCTGATCCCGACCAACGTGCTGTTCGAGGCCGGCCTGTCCTACCTCGGCGTGGGCGTCCGCCCGCCGACGGCCAGCTGGGGCGACATGCTGTCGATCGCCGCCAACTGGTACCAGGTCAACCCGACGTACATGCTCTGGCCGGGCCTGGCGATCTTCGTCACGGTGCTGGCCTTCAACCTGTTCGGCGACGGCCTGCGGGACGCGCTCGACCCACGCTCGCGATAA
- a CDS encoding ABC transporter substrate-binding protein yields the protein MRWNRITTATAVSAAVAMSLVACGGGPKATPGGSGGNSDGATAEFNAAVGKVFKPSDKKGGTLRMAISENWDSTDPGDTYYGLSWDLVRNYVRPLMTFKVAPGAEGAKPVPDLAEAPGVPSDNAKTWTYKIRKGVKFEDGTPVTSKDVKYGVARSLDKATLPSGPTYFNDFLLDVPKGFSVYKDKTLAGVAKAIETPDDQTIVFHLNKPFASFDYFAQLPSTAAVPQAKDTGAKYKEHPVSTGPYKFETYDQNKGFTLARNDQYDAATDPDSGRRALPDKISVAFNVNGTDIDNRLIAGDLDVDIAGTGVQPETQAKILADPKLKANADNVPASRLNFTVLNSDVPPLNNVHCRKAVLYAADHEGYQRAYGGPIGGDIATNLMPPLVTGAKKFDDYGFETDKNGNVEKAKAELKECGQPNGFDVNISYRSDRGKEKAVAEVLQQSLKKAGINLTTKPYPTGDYTKLYAGKPDFAKANKLGLIVYSWGADWGDGFGFLSQIVDSRTIRATGGNTNLGIRIPEVDQMIDKALQTTDEAARNEIWAGVDKKVMDEAGVLPGTWAKGLLYRPETLANVFSNDGQNMYDYAGIGLALK from the coding sequence ATGAGATGGAATCGCATCACGACGGCTACCGCCGTCAGTGCGGCCGTCGCCATGAGCCTCGTGGCTTGCGGTGGGGGGCCCAAGGCCACTCCGGGAGGCTCGGGCGGCAACTCCGACGGGGCCACGGCGGAGTTCAACGCCGCGGTCGGCAAGGTGTTCAAGCCCAGCGACAAAAAGGGCGGCACTCTGCGGATGGCCATCAGCGAGAACTGGGACTCCACCGACCCGGGCGACACCTACTACGGTCTGTCCTGGGACCTGGTGCGCAACTACGTCCGGCCGCTGATGACGTTCAAGGTGGCCCCGGGCGCCGAGGGCGCGAAGCCGGTTCCGGACCTCGCCGAGGCGCCTGGCGTCCCGAGTGACAACGCCAAGACCTGGACCTACAAGATCCGCAAGGGCGTGAAGTTCGAGGACGGTACTCCGGTCACGTCGAAGGACGTGAAGTACGGCGTCGCGCGCTCCCTCGACAAGGCGACACTGCCGAGTGGCCCGACGTACTTCAACGACTTCCTGCTGGACGTGCCGAAGGGCTTCAGCGTCTACAAGGACAAGACGCTGGCCGGTGTCGCGAAGGCGATCGAGACCCCGGACGACCAGACCATCGTCTTCCACCTGAACAAGCCGTTCGCGAGCTTCGACTACTTCGCGCAACTGCCGTCCACCGCCGCGGTGCCGCAGGCCAAGGACACCGGCGCGAAGTACAAGGAGCACCCGGTCTCGACCGGTCCGTACAAGTTCGAGACCTACGACCAGAACAAGGGCTTCACCCTGGCCCGCAACGATCAGTACGACGCGGCCACCGACCCGGACTCGGGCCGCAGGGCGCTGCCGGACAAGATCAGCGTCGCGTTCAACGTCAACGGCACCGACATCGACAACCGGCTGATCGCCGGTGACCTCGACGTCGACATCGCCGGAACCGGCGTCCAGCCGGAGACGCAGGCGAAGATCTTGGCCGACCCGAAGCTGAAGGCGAACGCCGACAACGTGCCGGCCTCCCGCCTCAACTTCACCGTCCTGAACAGCGACGTTCCCCCGCTGAACAACGTGCACTGCCGCAAGGCGGTGCTCTACGCGGCCGATCACGAGGGCTACCAGCGTGCCTACGGCGGTCCGATCGGTGGCGACATCGCCACCAACCTGATGCCGCCGCTGGTCACCGGCGCCAAGAAGTTCGACGACTACGGCTTCGAGACCGACAAGAACGGCAACGTCGAGAAGGCCAAGGCTGAGCTCAAGGAGTGCGGTCAGCCGAACGGCTTCGACGTCAACATCTCCTACCGCTCGGACCGCGGCAAGGAGAAGGCGGTCGCCGAGGTCCTGCAGCAGTCGCTGAAGAAGGCCGGCATCAACCTGACCACGAAGCCCTACCCGACCGGTGACTACACCAAGCTGTACGCCGGTAAGCCGGACTTCGCGAAGGCCAACAAGCTCGGCCTGATCGTTTACAGTTGGGGTGCGGACTGGGGCGACGGCTTCGGCTTCCTGAGCCAGATCGTCGACAGCCGGACCATCCGCGCCACTGGTGGTAACACCAACCTGGGCATCCGGATCCCCGAGGTCGACCAGATGATCGACAAGGCGCTCCAGACCACCGACGAGGCCGCCCGCAACGAGATTTGGGCCGGTGTCGACAAGAAGGTCATGGACGAGGCCGGCGTACTGCCGGGCACCTGGGCCAAGGGCCTGCTGTACCGCCCGGAGACCCTGGCCAACGTGTTCTCCAACGACGGTCAGAACATGTACGACTACGCCGGGATCGGGCTCGCCCTGAAGTAG
- a CDS encoding ABC transporter permease subunit, with the protein MFAYLVRRLIGAVILLFIVTAVTFSIFFQVPKLGGATADDLASRYVGKSAGAEQIHETAVRLGFTDPLPVQYGRFVKGLFVGQEYNYGPATERCPAPCFGYSFLTQTPVWPDLKARLPVTASLAGGAAFIWLVTGVGTGIVSALRRGSVLDRGLMSVALAGVSLPIFFTGLLSLSIFSYNLGWTAQGGTNPLDETNPIWWAYDLILPWVTLAFLYAASYARLTRAGMLETMNEDFVRTARAKGLTERTVVVKHGLRSALTPILTIFGLDLGLLMGGAILTETTFSLPGIGQYAVIALRANDLPKVLGVTLIAAFFIVLANLIVDLLYAVVDPRVRIS; encoded by the coding sequence GTGTTCGCATATCTGGTCCGCCGGTTGATCGGAGCAGTGATCCTGCTCTTCATCGTCACGGCCGTGACATTCTCGATCTTCTTCCAGGTCCCTAAACTCGGCGGCGCGACCGCTGACGACCTGGCCTCGCGCTACGTCGGCAAGAGTGCGGGCGCCGAGCAGATCCACGAGACGGCGGTGAGGCTCGGTTTCACCGACCCGCTGCCGGTTCAGTACGGCCGCTTCGTGAAGGGCTTGTTCGTCGGTCAGGAATACAACTACGGTCCTGCGACCGAGCGCTGCCCGGCACCGTGCTTCGGCTACTCCTTCCTGACCCAGACCCCGGTCTGGCCCGACCTGAAGGCCCGATTACCGGTCACCGCGTCCCTGGCCGGTGGAGCCGCGTTCATCTGGCTCGTCACCGGTGTGGGTACCGGCATCGTGTCGGCGCTGAGACGGGGGTCGGTGCTCGACCGGGGCCTGATGTCGGTCGCACTGGCCGGCGTCTCGCTGCCGATCTTCTTCACCGGCTTGCTCTCGCTGTCGATCTTCAGCTACAACCTGGGCTGGACCGCACAGGGCGGCACGAACCCGCTCGACGAGACCAACCCGATCTGGTGGGCCTACGACCTGATCCTGCCCTGGGTCACGCTGGCCTTCCTGTACGCCGCGTCGTACGCACGACTCACCCGGGCCGGCATGCTCGAGACGATGAACGAGGACTTCGTCCGGACCGCCCGCGCCAAGGGCCTGACCGAGCGGACGGTCGTGGTCAAGCACGGCCTGCGCTCGGCGCTGACCCCGATCCTGACCATCTTCGGCCTGGACCTCGGTCTGCTGATGGGTGGCGCGATCCTCACCGAGACGACCTTCTCGCTGCCCGGCATCGGCCAGTACGCCGTGATCGCGCTGCGCGCCAACGACCTGCCGAAGGTGCTCGGCGTGACGCTGATCGCCGCGTTCTTCATCGTGCTGGCGAACCTGATCGTCGATCTCCTGTACGCCGTCGTCGACCCGAGGGTGCGCATCTCGTGA
- a CDS encoding ABC transporter ATP-binding protein: MTEPQDTVQRIERGEAFLDVRDLKVHFPTDDGVVKSVDGLSFKLERGKTLGIVGESGSGKSVTSLSIMGLHKAGTAKISGEVFLDGQDLVSSSAEEVRLLRGKRMAMIFQDPLSAMHPFYTVGRQIVEAYRVHNHVTKAVARKHAIDMLDRVGIPQPDKRVDAYPHQFSGGMRQRAMIAMALSCDPDLLIADEPTTALDVTVQAQILDLIRDLQREFNSAVIIITHDLGVVAELADDIQVMYAGRAIEYGTADDIFERPQHPYTWGLLGSMPRIDRERTERLIPIKGSPPSLINVPTGCAFNPRCNYSQLNGGASETDRPELLDVGAGHQVACHLSGADRERIWTEEIKPKL; encoded by the coding sequence GTGACCGAACCTCAAGACACCGTCCAGCGGATCGAGCGCGGCGAGGCCTTTCTCGACGTCCGCGACCTGAAGGTGCACTTCCCGACCGACGACGGCGTGGTCAAGTCCGTCGACGGTCTGTCGTTCAAGCTGGAGCGCGGCAAGACGCTCGGCATCGTCGGCGAGTCCGGCTCCGGCAAGAGCGTCACCAGCCTGTCGATCATGGGTCTGCACAAGGCCGGTACGGCGAAGATCAGCGGCGAGGTGTTCCTGGACGGCCAGGACCTGGTCTCCAGCAGCGCCGAAGAGGTGCGGCTGCTGCGCGGCAAGCGGATGGCGATGATCTTCCAGGACCCGCTGTCGGCGATGCACCCCTTCTACACGGTCGGCCGGCAGATCGTCGAGGCCTACCGGGTGCACAACCACGTCACCAAGGCGGTCGCCCGCAAGCACGCGATCGACATGCTCGACCGGGTCGGCATCCCGCAGCCGGACAAGCGCGTGGACGCCTACCCGCACCAGTTCTCCGGCGGGATGCGGCAGCGCGCGATGATCGCGATGGCGCTGTCCTGCGACCCGGACCTGCTCATCGCCGACGAGCCGACCACCGCGCTGGACGTCACCGTGCAGGCGCAGATCCTGGACCTGATCCGCGACCTGCAGCGCGAGTTCAACTCCGCCGTCATCATCATCACCCACGACCTCGGTGTGGTCGCCGAGCTCGCCGACGACATCCAGGTGATGTACGCCGGCCGCGCGATCGAGTACGGCACCGCGGACGACATCTTCGAGCGGCCGCAGCATCCCTACACCTGGGGGCTGCTCGGCTCGATGCCGCGGATCGACCGGGAGCGCACCGAGCGGCTGATCCCGATCAAGGGCAGCCCGCCCAGCCTGATCAACGTCCCGACCGGCTGCGCGTTCAACCCGCGCTGCAACTACTCGCAGCTGAACGGCGGAGCCAGCGAGACCGACCGGCCCGAGCTGCTGGACGTCGGCGCCGGCCACCAGGTGGCCTGCCACCTGTCCGGCGCTGACCGCGAGCGGATCTGGACCGAAGAGATCAAGCCGAAACTGTGA